One region of Acanthopagrus latus isolate v.2019 chromosome 24, fAcaLat1.1, whole genome shotgun sequence genomic DNA includes:
- the LOC119014994 gene encoding tubulin alpha chain-like, with translation MECLSVEFGKKSKLEFAIYPAPQVSTAVVEPYNSILTTHTTLEHSDCAFMVDNEAIYDICRRNLDIERPSYTNLNRLISQIVSSITASLRFDGALNVDLTEFQTNLVPYPRIHFPLATYAPVISAEKAYHEQLTVAEITNSCFEPANQMVKCDPRHGKYMACCLLYRGDVVPKDVNTAISNIKTKRSIQFVDWCPTGFKVGINYQPPTVVPGGDLAKVQRAVCMLSNTTAIAEAWARLDHKFDLMYAKRAFVHWYVGEGMEEGEFSEAREDMAALEKDYEEVGRDFLDEDEGIEIGDEY, from the coding sequence ATGGAGTGTCTTTCAGTCGAGTTCGGCAAGAAGTCCAAGTTGGAGTTTGCCATCTACCCGGCTCCTCAGGTGTCTACAGCCGTGGTGGAGCCGTACAACTCCATCCTGACCACCCACACCACCCTGGAGCACTCCGACTGCGCCTTCATGGTGGACAACGAGGCCATCTACGACATCTGCCGCAGGAACCTGGACATCGAGCGTCCGTCGTACACCAACCTGAACCGCCTCATCAGCCAGATCGTCTCCTCCATCACCGCCTCTTTGCGCTTCGACGGCGCCTTGAACGTGGACCTGACAGAGTTCCAGACCAACCTGGTGCCCTACCCTCGCATCCACTTCCCCCTGGCCACCTACGCTCCGGTGATCTCGGCAGAGAAGGCCTACCACGAGCAGCTCACCGTGGCCGAAATCACCAACTCCTGCTTCGAGCCGGCCAATCAGATGGTGAAATGCGACCCCCGTCATGGAAAGTACATGGCCTGCTGCCTGCTGTACCGCGGCGACGTGGTGCCCAAAGACGTCAACACGGCGATCAGCAACATTAAAACCAAGCGCTCCATCCAGTTTGTGGACTGGTGTCCCACTGGCTTCAAGGTGGGCATCAACTACCAGCCTCCCACTGTGGTTCCTGGAGGAGACCTGGCCAAGGTGCAGAGGGCGGTGTGCATGCTGAGCAACACCACCGCCATCGCCGAGGCCTGGGCCCGACTGGACCACAAGTTCGACCTGATGTACGCCAAGAGGGCCTTCGTCCACTGGTACGTGggagaggggatggaggagggagagttctCCGAGGCCAGAGAGGACATGGCTGCCCTGGAGAAGGACTACGAAGAGGTCGGGAGGGACTTCCTCGATGAAGACGAAGGAATAGAAATAGGGGACGAGTATTaa
- the LOC119014993 gene encoding tubulin alpha-1C chain-like, with protein MRECISIHVGQAGVQMGNTCWELYCLEHGIQPDGHMPSEKPTGGYDDSFTTFFSSTGTGKYVPRAIFVDLEPTVIDEVRTGTYRQLFHPEQLISGKEDAANNYARGHYTVGKEHIDSVLDRIRKLSDQCTGLQGFLVFHSFGGGTGSGFTSLLMERLSVDFGKKSKLEFAIYPAPQVSTAVVEPYNSILTTHTTLEHSDCAFMVDNEAIYDICRRNLDIERPSYTNLNRLISQIVSSITASLRFDGALNVDLTEFQTNLVPYPRIHFPLATYAPVISAEKAYHEQLTVAEITNSCFEPANQMVKCDPRHGKYMACCLLYRGDVVPKDVNTAISNIKTKRSIQFVDWCPTGFKVGINYQPPTVVPGGDLAKVQRAVCMLSNTTAIAEAWARLDHKFDLMYAKRAFVHWYVGEGMEEGEFSEAREDMAALEKDYEEVGIDSFEEDEEGEEY; from the exons ATG cGTGAGTGCATCTCTATCCACGTGGGCCAGGCTGGTGTCCAGATGGGCAACACCTGCTGGGAGCTGTACTGCCTGGAGCACGGCATCCAGCCGGACGGCCACATGCCCAGCGAGAAGCCCACCGGAGGCTACGACGACTCCTTCACCACCTTCTTCAGTTCGACCGGCACCGGGAAGTACGTCCCCAGAGCCATCTTTGTCGACCTGGAGCCCACCGTGATTG aTGAGGTTCGTACAGGAACGTACCGCCAGCTTTTCCACCCCGAGCAGCTGATCTCAGGAAAGGAGGATGCCGCCAATAACTACGCCCGAGGTCACTACACCGTAGGAAAGGAGCACATCGACTCCGTTCTTGACAGGATCCGCAAACTG tctGATCAGTGCACCGGTCTTCAAGGCTTCCTGGTCTTTCACTCCTTTGGAGGAGGAACCGGCTCTGGCTTCACCTCTCTGCTGATGGAGCGCCTATCAGTCGACTTTGGCAAGAAGTCCAAGCTGGAGTTTGCCATCTACCCGGCTCCTCAGGTGTCTACAGCCGTGGTGGAGCCGTACAACTCCATCCTGACCACCCACACCACCCTGGAGCACTCCGACTGCGCCTTCATGGTGGACAACGAGGCCATCTACGACATCTGCCGCAGGAACCTGGACATCGAGCGTCCGTCGTACACCAACCTGAACCGCCTCATCAGCCAGATCGTCTCCTCCATCACCGCCTCTTTGCGCTTCGACGGCGCCTTGAACGTGGACCTGACAGAGTTCCAGACCAACCTGGTGCCCTACCCTCGCATCCACTTCCCCCTGGCCACCTACGCTCCGGTGATCTCGGCAGAGAAGGCCTACCACGAGCAGCTCACCGTGGCCGAAATCACCAACTCCTGCTTCGAGCCGGCCAATCAGATGGTGAAATGCGACCCCCGTCATGGAAAGTACATGGCCTGCTGCCTGCTGTACCGCGGCGACGTGGTGCCCAAAGACGTCAACACGGCGATCAGCAACATCAAAACCAAGCGCTCCATCCAGTTTGTGGACTGGTGTCCCACTGGCTTCAAGGTGGGAATCAACTACCAGCCTCCCACTGTGGTTCCTGGAGGAGACCTGGCCAAGGTGCAGAGGGCGGTGTGCATGCTGAGCAACACCACCGCCATCGCCGAGGCCTGGGCCCGACTGGACCACAAGTTCGACCTGATGTACGCCAAGAGGGCCTTCGTCCACTGGTACGTGggagaggggatggaggagggagagttctCCGAGGCCAGAGAGGACATGGCTGCTCTGGAGAAGGACTACGAAGAGGTCGGCATCGACTCATTCGAAGAAGACGAAGAGGGGGAGGAGTATTAA
- the LOC119015425 gene encoding nuclear receptor subfamily 4 group A member 2-like, protein MPCVQTQCGSSPQGASPASQSAGGERSCDFLTPEFVKFSMDLTNSEISAATSGPGFATLGDSYGSGYDVKPPCLFQMPMQGELPCVKVEDAHRYQPSQHHQSEELLSSPGSVYYYRSPSPHAPNFQTPPGHLWEDSGSLYSFRQDYLAAAHRKNSLSRFSLFSLKHAQQQSFPTCQMKFDGSLHVSMNLDAAGAHQPLDGSGVLGSTALGKQHGVGFPHPLQLGHRFMDYQTSSGAGRVALSTEGLCAVCGDNAACQHYGVRTCEGCKGFFKRTVQKNAKYVCLAAKSCPVDKRRRNRCQYCRFQKCLAVGMVKEVVRTDSLKGRRGRLPSKPKAVSDSSSPGSTLLSALIKAHVESNPPPSLLECFKIKESPGSPLEDDAQHVRQFYDLLTRSMEVIRGWAQKIPGFTSLPKHDQDLLFYSSFLELFVLRLSYRSSPEEGKLIFCDGSVWHRLQCLRGFGEWIDSIVEFSANLQRMNLDVSTFSCICTLALVNERHGLKEPKKVEELQNNIVKCLKEGDGGSHCWSNHLSRLLEKLRELRTLCIQGLQRIFYLKLEDLVPPPAIIDKLFLDTLPF, encoded by the exons GGAGAGCGCAGCTGTGACTTCCTCACCCCGGAGTTTGTCAAGTTCAGCATGGACCTCACCAACAGCGAAATCTCGGCTGCGACATCAGGTCCCGGTTTTGCCACTTTGGGGGACTCTTACGGCTCCGGCTACGACGTGAAGCCGCCGTGTCTCTTCCAGATGCCGATGCAAGGGGAGCTTCCGTGCGTAAAGGTGGAGGATGCGCACCGGTATCAGCCGAGCCAGCATCATCAATCCGAGGAGCTGCTCTCCTCCCCGGGCTCTGTTTATTATTACCGCTCTCCTTCGCCACACGCACCCAACTTCCAGACTCCACCGGGGCACTTATGGGAGGACTCCGGCTCTCTGTACAGTTTTCGACAGGACTATTTAGCCGCAGCGCACAGGAAAAACTCTCTCTCCAGGTTCTCGCTTTTTTCGCTCAAACACGCGCAGCAGCAGAGCTTCCCCACCTGCCAGATGAAATTTGACGGGTCTCTCCACGTGTCCATGAACCTGGACGCAGCCGGGGCGCACCAGCCGCTGGACGGCTCCGGGGTTTTGGGCTCCACCGCGCTCGGGAAGCAGCACGGAGTGGGGTTTCCTCACCCGCTCCAGCTCGGTCACCGCTTCATGGACTACCAGACGTCGTCAGGCGCCGGCAGAGTGGCGCTGAGCACTGAGGGGCTGTGCGCGGTGTGCGGCGATAACGCAGCATGCCAGCACTACGGAGTGCGCACCTGCGAGGGCTGCAAGGGTTTCTTCAAG cgcactgtacaaaaaaatgccaaatatgTGTGTCTGGCTGCCAAAAGCTGCCCTGTGGACAAACGCAGGAGGAACCGATGTCAATACTGTCGCTTCCAGAAGTGCCTTGCGGTGGGAATGGTCAAAGAAG TGGTGAGGACGGACAGTCTGAAAGGCCGAAGGGGTCGCCTGCCGTCCAAACCGAAAGCCGTCTCGGACTCGTCTTCACCCGGCAGCACCCTTCTGAGCGCCCTCATCAAGGCACATGTGGAATCGAATCCTCCACCTTCCCTGCTTGAATGCTTTAAA ATCAAGGAGAGCCCTGGCAGCCCGCTAGAGGACGACGCTCAGCACGTGCGGCAGTTTTACGACCTCCTGACGAGATCGATGGAGGTGATTCGAGGTTGGGCACAGAAGATCCCAGGTTTCACCTCCTTACCCAAACACGACCAAGACCTCCTCTTCTACTCGTCTTTCCTGGAGCTCTTTGTTTTACGACTGTCGTAcag ATCCAGCCCAGAGGAAGGGAAGCTGATCTTCTGCGACGGCTCGGTGTGGCACCGGCTCCAGTGCCTGCGAGGCTTCGGGGAGTGGATTGACAGCATCGTTGAGTTCTCCGCTAATTTGCAGAGGATGAACCTGGACGTGTCCACCTTCTCCTGCATCTGCACCCTCGCCCTGGTCAACG AGCGACACGGCCTGAAGGAGCCgaagaaggtggaggagctgcagaacaaCATCGTCAAGTGTCTGAAGGAGGGAGACGGAGGCTCGCACTGCTGGTCCAACCACCTGTCCAGACTTTTGGAAAAACTGCGCGAGCTCCGCACTCTGTGCATCCAGGGCCTGCAGAGGATCTTCTACCTGAAGCTGGAGGATCTGGTGCCGCCGCCCGCCATCATAGATAAGTTATTCCTCGACACGCTGCCATTTTAA